From Sphingorhabdus sp. SMR4y:
CGAGGGGCTAAAACCCGGCCTGCACGTGGTCCAGATCGATCCGTCGACCTTCCCGGCCGATCAGGCACCGGTTGATTGTGCGCAGAATACGCGCAGCGCGGGCAGCGCTATTTCCCGCTTTGTCGAAGGCCGTGGCGGCGCGCTGAAACGCGCAGACTTCCGCGCCAGAACAGTCGCTCCCAGAGAGATGAAGACAGCCACGGCCTATCAGAAGCCGGAGGTCCTGACGGATCCCGAAGCCGCTGGCGCCGGCCGTGACTGGATTTCCGGCGAACAGCCCGGCATCGCATGGCTGTTTCCCGAGGCAGAGCATAATCCGCGGGTCAAGGCGCTGCGCGTCGCGATCAAGCATCACGCCGGTCAGCGGGTCGAGCTTTCGGTCAATGGCAAACCGGTCACCCCCCTCGCCTTCGACGGCATCAAGAAAAGCGCCGACGGCAAGGTCCGGGTCAGCACCTGGCGCGGGATCGAGATCGGCGAGCGCAGCAATATGCTTGTCGCCCGCGTCGTCGACCGTGATGGCAAGCTGGTCCGGGAACTGGAGCGCAAGGTCCATTATGCCGGCAGCCCGCTGCACGCGGAACTGCTGAAAGACCGCTCCATTCTCGTCGCCGATGGCGTCACCCGTCCGGTAATCGCGGTCCGGCTGACCGACCGCGACGGCAGGCCTGCCCGCAACGGCATGGTCGGTGACTTTTCTGTTCCGGCTCCTTATGCGCCGGCGATCGAAATCGACGCGCAGCAAGCCAACCAGCTCGCCGGTCTCGAACGCGGCGGCCCCGTGTGGCGGGTCGAGGGCGAGCAAGGCATTGCCTATATCGAGCTGGCTCCAACCACGGCTTCCGGTTCGCTGAGCATTGCCTTCCCCTTCCGCGACGGCGAAGTCGAACGCGCGCAACGGGTCGAAACCTGGCTTGATCCGGGTGACCGGCCATGGACCGTGGTCGGCTTCGCTGCCGGCACCTTAGGTTTCAACACGCTCGACGAACGGCTCGAGGATCTCGCCAACGATGAGGACACTATCAACGTCGATGGCCGCGTCGCGCTTTATGCGAAGGGCCGGGTGACCGGCAAATGGCTGATGACTCTCGCCTATGACAGCGACAAGGAAGAAGATGAAACCCGGTTCCAGGGCATCATCGACCCGCGCCGCTATTATACCGTCTATGCCGACCGCAGCGAACAGCGTTATGACGCCGCGTCGGTCCGCCGTCTCTATCTGAAGCTCGAACGCCCCCAGTTTTACGCCCTGTTCGGCGATTATGAAACCGGCATCAGCGAGCCCGAGCTGGCCCGTTACCAGCGCGCCTTCAACGGTATCAAGGCGGAATATAAAAGCGATCAGGTGCATCTCAACGCCTTTGCCGCCGATTCACCCAACCGGTTCCGCCGGGAGGAAATTCAGGGCAATGGCCTTTCCGGCCCTTATGCCCTCGCCTCCCGGGACATCCTGGCCAACAGCGAACGGATCGCACTGGAAACCCGCGACCGCTTTCGCTCGGAACGGATCGTCGAGCGGCGCGAGCTGACCCGGCATATCGACTATGATATCGACTATCTCGCCGGGACACTCCGTTTCCGCGAGCCGGTGCTCAGCCGTAGCAGCGCGCTCGATCCGCAGTTCATCATCGCCGAATATGAAGTTCTCGGTATCGGCGACCGCAATCTCAACGCGGGTGGCCGCGCGACTTACCAGACCGCCGACAAGAAGCTGAAAATCGGCGCAACAGCGGTGCACGACGAAAATGAAAGCGTCAAAACCGATCTGCTGGGCGTCGACGTCCGTTATCGCCCGGATCTCAAGACCGAATTGCGGGCGGAACTTGCCCTCACCGACAATGAAGCGAAGGACCTGAGCGCAACCAGCAGCGGCAAGGCAGCAACCGCATGGCTGGTCGAGGCCGAACATCACGGTTCGAAATTCGACATTCTCGCCTATGTCCGGCGTCAGGCTTCGGGCTATGGCCTGGGCCAGTTGAATGCCGCCGAAAGCGGCACCCGCAAGTTCGGCATCGATGGCCGGGTCGGCATAAGCGACAATCTCTCGCTTGCCGTAACCGGATACCAAGAGAATTTCCTGATGTCCGACGCGCGCCGTCGTGCCGCGACCGCCGAACTGGAATATCGCTCCGACGACACATCTTTCCGCGCCGGACTGGTCTATGCCAATGACCGGCTGTCGGACGGCGCGGTGAATGAATCGACCCTTGTCCGGCTCGGTGCGACGCAGCGGCTTTTCGGCGGCAAGCTGGAGCTCGATGCGCAGACCGAATTTGCGCTGGGTGGACAGGATGAAAGCATCGACTTCCCGGCCCGGCACAGCGTCTCGGCGCGCTACGCGTTGACCGAGGACATCAAGATCATTGGCACCTACGAGATTGCCGATGGCGAGAATATCGATGCCCGCACCGCCCGTATCGGCGTCGATGTCTCTCCCTGGAACGGTGCGCGCATCGTCAGCAGCATGAACCAGCAGGACATCACCGAATATGGCCCGCGCAGCTACGCCGCCTACGGCCTGACGCAAAGCATTCCGGTCGGTGACAAATGGACCATCGATTTCTCGCTGGATGGCAATGAAACGATCAGCGGATTCGATTCCGACGATGTGATCAACAGCGAACAGCCGGTCGCCTCTGGCGGTTTTCTTGGCAATGATGCAACATTGACCGAAGATTTTCTCGCGGTCACCGCTGGCGCAACGTACCGGCACGACGACTGGAGCTGGACCGGCCGCGCCGAATATCGCGATGGCGATATCAGCACCCGCTACGGGCTGACCACCGCCCTGCTGAAGCAGATCGGCGAAGGCAGCGCGCTCGGCGCACTGGCCAGCATATTCATTGCCAAGGATGAAAATGGCGTCAGCTCGCGTGTCATCGAAGCCGAAGCGAGCTGGGCCCATCGTCCGTCGGACAGCCGCTGGTCATGGCTCGAAAAGCTCGAATTCCGGGAAGATCGCGTGCGCAACGCTGTTTCCGGCACGTCGGGACCGATTGGTGGCGCGCCGCTGCTGGTCGATGGCAATGTCACATCGCGCCGGATCATCAACAGCCTGAGCGTGAATTACACACCGCTGCAATCAAATGACGGCATTTTCAGCGAAGCGGGGGAATATGCATTCTTCTGGGGCAGCCGCTATGTTTTCGATCGTTTCGGCCAGGACGATGTCAAAGGCTGGAGCAATGTCGTCGGCGCGGATGTCAAATTCGACCTGTCCGACACGATTGACGTCGGCGGTCAGGCCACCGCCCGCATCGGCAATGACTTCGACAGCGTCGCCTATTCCGGCGGACCAAGCATCGGCATCACCCCGTTCAAGAACGCCTATATCTCGGTCGGCTATAATGTCGTCGGTTTCGCCGATCGCGACTTTGAGGAAAGCCGCTATACAAGAGACGGCCCGTTCGTCACCTTCCGCCTGAAATTCGACCAGGAAAGTCTGGGCGGCTTGGGGCTTTGAGGGTGGAAAAGAAACAATAGCCCCATTCCGTTCGCACGGAGCCTGTCGAAGTGCTTCTAGCGGTGTAGACTGTCCTTCGACAAGCTCAGGACGAACGGCAACTCCCCCGCGCCCTTCAGTCCGCGAACAATAATACCGGCGTCTCGAGCAGGTGCTTGAGCGCCTGCACATAGCTCGCCGCATCATAGCCATCGACCACGCGGTGATCGCAGGAGATCGACAGGTTCATCAGCTTCCGTGCGTGAATCTCGCCGTCGATGATCATCGGGCGTTCGACAATCTTGTTGGGTCCGATGATCGCCACTTCCGGACGGTTGATCACCGGCGTTGTCGCAATGCCGCCAAGCGGGCCAAGCGACGTCAGCGTCAGGGTCGAGCCGGTCAGCTCTTTCGCAGTCGCCGTTCCTTCTCGTGCGGCATTTGCCAGTCGGGCTATCTCGGAGGCCAGTTGCCAGACATTCATGTCCTGCGCATCCCGCAGCACCGGCACCATCAGCCCCTGCCCCGTCTGCGTGGCCATGCCGAGATGGACCGCACCATGGCGAGTGACGACTCCGGCCTCGTCATCATAAGTCGCATTGAGCATCGGAAATTCGGGCAGCGATTTGCAGATCGCGACAATCATCAGCGGCAACATGGTCAGTTTGGGCCGGTCGCCACGATTGGCGTTCAGATCGGCGCGCATATCTTCCAGCTCGGTCATGTCGATTTCGTCGACATAGGAGAAATGCGGAATATTCCGTTTCGATTCTGCCATATTCTGTGCAATTCTGCGCCGCATGCCGATAACTTTTATCACTTCATCGTCACGTTTTTGCACGCTGCCGGCTGGGCGATAGCCCTGGCCCGAACCATAGTTCAGATAGGCGTCGAGATCGCTGTGCCGGATATGCTCTCCCTGCGCTTTCACCTGCCCCAGATCGACGCCGAGATCGGCCGCCCGCTTGCGAACCGCCGGCGTGGCGAGCACTTTCTGCCCGTCATTTTTCGGTGCCGGACTATCGGCAGCCTCGGCAGCCTCATCGGCCTCTATCTTATCCGATGGCGGCGTTGGACTTGAATTTATCTCTTTTTTATCAATATCTTGATCGACATTCCTGGCAACAGGCTCCGGCTCTTCAGAGACACTGGCACCAACGTCGGATGCTTCCAAATCTTCCAATTTGTCGGCATCCACTTCGCCCTCGACCTCGATCTCCACCAGCATCGATCCGATCGCGACAATATCGCCTTCTTCCCCGGCCAGTGCGACAATTGTGCCGGACACCGGCGCTTCCATCTCGACGGTGGCCTTGTCGGTCATGACGTCGGCCAGCTGATCGTCTTCGGCCACGACATCGCCGATCTTGATATGCCATTTGACGATTTCCGCTTCGGCAATACCCTCGCCAATATCAGGCAGATTGAATGTATATTTGCTCATGATTTCAAGTCCCTGACAATTTTCTCCAGCGCTTCACCGATCCGCACCGGTCCGGGGAAATAGGCCCATTCCAGGCTGTGCGGATAAGGCGTATCAAAGCCGGTGACCCGCTCGATCGGCGCCTCCAGATGATAGAAACAGCGTTCCTGCACCAGCGCCGACAGCTCCGCGCCAAAGCCGCTGGTCCGGGTCGCCTCGTGCACGATCAGGCAGCGTCCGGTCTTCTTCACCGACTCTTCGATCGTCTCGATATCCACCGGAACAAGTGTCCGCAAATCAATGACTTCGGCGTTTATCTCATGTTCCTCGACCACCGCCTTGGCGACATGGACCATCGTGCCATAAGCGAGAACCGTTACCGCATCCCCCTCGCGCACGATCTTGGCCTTGCCCAGCGGCACTGAATAATAGTCCTCCGGCACTTCGGCTTCGGCAAATTTCGACCAGGGCGCGACCGGATTGTCATAATAGCCGGTAAATGGCCCGTTATAGATACGCTTTGGCTCGAAAAAGAGCACCGGATCATTGTCCTCGATCGCCGCAATCAACAGCCCCTTGGCGTCATAAGGCGTTGATGGAATGACGGTTTTCAGGCCCGAAACATGGGTAAACATCGCTTCCGGCGACTGGCTGTGCGTCTGCCCGCCAAAAATACCGCCGCCAAAGGGCGACCGGACCGTCAGCGGCGCGGTAAACTCGCCCGCCGAACGATAGCGCAGCCGCGCTGCTTCGGAGATCAGCTGGTCCATGCCGGGATAGATATAATCGGCAAACTGGATTTCCGGCACCGGTCTCAGACCGTAGGCACACATGCCCACCGCCGCGCCGATGATGCCGCATTCGGAGATTGGCGTGTCAAAGCAGCGGGTCTTGCCGAATTTCTCCTGCAACCCGGCTGTCGCGCGGAAAACCCCGCCAAAATAGCCGACATCTTCGCCCATGATCACGACATCGTCGTCGCGCTGCATCATCGTTTCGAGGCCGCTGTTGATCGCCTCTATCATGTTCATGACGGCCATTTGATTTCCCGTTCCTTATTGGCCTGAGCGGCTTGTTCCTTGAGGTGCCATGGCATGTCTTCAAACACGTCCTGGAACATGGTTTCGAACGGCTGGTGCAGACCGTGACCCAGAATGCCGTTTTTGGCGGCTTCCTTGACCGTCTCCTTGACCGCTTCCAGACATTCGGTGTCCAGTGCCTCCTGCTGCTCCTCGCTCCAGACACCGCGCCGGATAAGATGCCGTTTGAGCCGCATGATCGGATCGCCAAGCGGCCATTCTTCGCGCTCCTGCGCGCTGCGATAGGCCGTGGGATCGTCGGAAGTGCTATGCGCTTCGGCGCGATAGGTGAAATGCTCGATCAGGGTCGGTCCCTGGTTGGTCCGCGCCCGTTCCGCCGCCCAGCTGGTTGCGGCATAGACCGCGAGTGGATCATTGCCGTCGACCCGCAAAGCGGCGATACCATAGCCGGCACCGCGCGCGGCAAAGGTGGTCCGCTCGGCGCCTGCAAAGCCGGAGAAGGAGGATATCGCCCACTGGTTGTTGACCACATTCATGATCACCGGCGCGTTATAGACGGCGGCAAAGGTCATCGCCGCGTGAAAATCCCCTTCGGCGGTCGAACCCTCGCCGCACCAGGCGGCGGCAATGCGGCTGTCACCCTTGCTGGCGCTGGCCATCGCCCAGCCTACGGCCTGCGGATATTGGGTGGTCAGATTGCCGGATACGGTGAAAAAATTGAGTTCGCTCGAGCTGTACATGATCGGCAGCTGACGCCCCTTCAGCTTGTCCGCCTTGTTCGAGAAAATCTGGTTGACCATCTCGATCATCGGATAGCCGCGGACGAACAATATTCCCTGCTGGCGATAGCTCGGGAAGCACATGTCATCACTGTGCAAGGCCATGGCAGCGGCAACCGATGTCGCCTCTTCACCCGTACATTTCATGTAGAAGCTGGTTTTGCCCTGGCGCTGCTGCCGATGCAGCCGGTCATCAAAGGTGCGCACCTGCACCATGGTGCGCAGCATCTTGAGCAATATTTCATCATCCAGCTTCGGATCCCAGGGACCGACAGCCTTGTGATCGTCATCCAGCACGCGGACCATCTCATAGACCATGTCCTGCATGTCCTTGGGCGCGGTATGGATATCGGGCCGGGCCTGCGCTCCGGCTTCGGGAATTTGCAGTTCGCTATAGTCGACCGTATCTCCCGGTCGGAATTTCGGTTCGGGTATATGTAAAGTCAGCGGCGGCAAATTGCTTTTGGTTTTGTCATCAGCCATCAGACCTCTCCAGCAAGAATCGCGCAATTGTTGCGCTGCAATATTTGTTCAACCAGCTGTTACAATATTACAAAACCCAATTTAGGTCAATCTCCCTGCCCTTTTACCTGTTCACACCGCTACCGGCGCGGAAATATGCGCCTGCGGCTGATAATCCTGCACCTCGAAATCGCTGATATCATAATCAAAAATCGAATCGGGCTTGCGGAGAATTTTCAGTTTCGGGGCACCGGCCGGCGCGCGCGCGATCTGCTCTTCGACCAGTTCGGCGTGGTTGAGATAGAGATGAACATCCCCGCCATTCCACACCAGTTCGCCAGGTTCCAGATCACATTGCTGCGCGATCATCCGGATCAGCAGCGCAGCTGAAAAAACGTTGAAAGCAAAGCCCAGACCAAGGTCGCAACTGCGCTGATAAAGCAGTCCCGACAATTTACCGCCGGAGACATAGAATTGATAGGTTTTGTGGCAGGGCGGCAAGGCCATCTGGTCCAGCTCTGCCACATTCCAGCCAGTGAAAATATGACGGCGGGAGCCGGGATTGTTCCTGATTCCATCGATCAGGGCTTCAATCTGGTTAAATCCCTTCTCTTCTCGGCGGTACAGCCCCTCGCCGGCCGGTGTATAGCGCGGCCAGTCGACCCACTGCTTGCCATAGACAGGCCCCAGATCACCCCATTTCGCCGCGAAAGCATCATCCTCGATGATCCGTTGTTCAAACGTGTCACGATCCAGTTGCTCGCCGGTTTCCTTGCGATATTTGTCGAGCGGCCAGTCGGTCCAGATATGGACCTTCTGCTTGACCAATTCGCGGATATTTGTGTCCCCCGTCAGGAACCACAGCATCTCCCGGGCCGCTGTTTTCCAGAAAACGCGCTTGGTGGTGAGCAACGGAATGGCATCACCGGCGAGGTCAAACCGCATTGTCACCCCGAAAACCGCCCGCGTACCGACACCGGTGCGGTCGATACGCTCGTCTCCCTGCGTCCAGATTTTCCGCATCAGGTCGAGATATTGCTGCTCATAATGCTGTTCGGGAATCAAACCACCAATCTCCAACCAATGTTTCGCAAACGGTAGACCCCTCGGCGCCTATGCTCAACCCAATCCGCTCGGGGACATCAAGGGTCACAGTTTTGCGAGGCTCGCAGCCTATGGCTTGAACCGCGGATTAAAACGGCATATGGTCCGCTTATCGCATCGCTTGCGCCAGTATGGAAGAGCAAGCCGATCGGGAAGTAGCTCAGCCTGGTAGAGTACTGCCTTCGGGAGGCAGGGGCCGGAGGTTCGAATCCTCTCTTCCCGACCAGCGATATCGAAAACATGCTTCCAAATCTTCCAATTTGGCCCGTCATGTCACAGACTGAGAACGGACCTGATCTGAAAAAACGATCAGATAAACAGACGTTAACCTTATATTGATTATCGCCCTGTAGTGCCTTCAAGCATGAGCACGCGTGTATTAATAGTCGATGACCGGCCCACCAATCTGCGGATTTACGCCCAGTTTGTGACGCTGATGGGGGAGAAATATTCCGCCGTCACCTATGCTGATCCCGTCGAGGCACTGGAATGGTTGCGCGACAACAAAGCGGATCTCATGGTCGTCGATTACCGCATGCCCCAGATGAACGGCGCGGACTTCATTCGCAGGGTCAGGATGATGCCCGGTACCAGTGAAGTTCCCGCCATTGTCATTACCGCGCACCAGGATCGCGAGTGCCGGCTTGCTGCTCTCGATGCCGGGGCCACCGACTTTTTGCAAAGTCCTGTCTCGCACGTCGAATTCTGCAGCCGCGCCTTATCGTTGCTGACGCAAAGCAAGAAAAGCGTGACCCTGCGCAAACGCGCTTCGGAGATCGAGCGCAAGCACGCGGCTATCGACGGGGCAATATCAAACGAGGGTCCGTCGGGCAAAAGCATGCTCGAACAAATCATCGACACGATCCCGATCATGATCAACGCCACCGATCGATCCGGGAAATGCCTGTTCACCAACGCCTATCAGTCCGCTCTGTTTGACAAGGACCCGGACGAGATGGTGGGAACCGACTTTTCTGATAATTTCGAACCGACACTGGCTGCCAATACCCGTCGGCGAGACGCCATGGTTCTGAAATCGGGTCTTGCAATTCCGCATTTCGAAGAAAAAATCACCAGCGATGGCGTCGATCTGATTTTCCATTGCAACAAATCCCCGCTGCTCAATCACAAAGGCGAAACGATCGGCGTGCTGACCACGGCAGTTGACATCACGGCCCGGAAATTTGCCGAAGAGCACAGAACGCATCTGGCGCTGCATGACATGCTTACGGGGCTCCCAAACCGCGTGCTTCTTGCCGAGAATGTCAAAACCACCATCGCCAACTGCAAGAAAACCGACAGCCAGGCGGCTCTTTTGCTGCTTGATCTGGATCGTTTCAAGATCATCAACGACACCCGTGGCCATCACAGTGGCGACGCCCTGTTGCGCGAAGTCGCGCAGCGGATCTCCAAGGTTATCGGTCCCGAAGATTTCGCCGCGCGCATCGGTGGCGACGAATTTGCAGTCATTCTGAGCAAATTTGAGAATATCGATTCAATCAATTCGCGCTGTTCCAAGATATTGAAAGCAATCAGCGAACCCTATGCGATCAGTGGCATCGGTCAGGTTATCAGCGCATCAATCGGTGTCAGCCTGATGCCCGGTGACGGGGACGAATATGAGGAAGTGCTGCGCTTGGCCGATCTGGCCATGTATGATGCCAAAGCCAACGGCCGCAACTGCTACCGGTTCTTCTCGGAAGACATGAACGAGATTGCCCAGGCCGATGCGGCATTGGAAAACGAATTGCGTGATGCGTTTAACGACAATCAATTCGCGCTGGAATATCAGCCGATTGTCGATGCGAAGACGCTCGAATATGTCGGCCTTGAAGCACTGATCAGATGGGATCATCCCCGCCGGGGGCGCTTGCTTCCAATCCAGTTCATCCGGGTGGCGGATGAAAGCGGGCTTATGGATATACTCGGCCGTTGGGTCATTGGCGAGGTCTGTCGCGAAATCAAAGCCTATGCCGACCGTGGCATTGATCTTCCCCGTGTTGCAATCAACGTTTCT
This genomic window contains:
- a CDS encoding dihydrolipoamide acetyltransferase family protein — protein: MSKYTFNLPDIGEGIAEAEIVKWHIKIGDVVAEDDQLADVMTDKATVEMEAPVSGTIVALAGEEGDIVAIGSMLVEIEVEGEVDADKLEDLEASDVGASVSEEPEPVARNVDQDIDKKEINSSPTPPSDKIEADEAAEAADSPAPKNDGQKVLATPAVRKRAADLGVDLGQVKAQGEHIRHSDLDAYLNYGSGQGYRPAGSVQKRDDEVIKVIGMRRRIAQNMAESKRNIPHFSYVDEIDMTELEDMRADLNANRGDRPKLTMLPLMIVAICKSLPEFPMLNATYDDEAGVVTRHGAVHLGMATQTGQGLMVPVLRDAQDMNVWQLASEIARLANAAREGTATAKELTGSTLTLTSLGPLGGIATTPVINRPEVAIIGPNKIVERPMIIDGEIHARKLMNLSISCDHRVVDGYDAASYVQALKHLLETPVLLFAD
- a CDS encoding alpha-ketoacid dehydrogenase subunit beta, which produces MNMIEAINSGLETMMQRDDDVVIMGEDVGYFGGVFRATAGLQEKFGKTRCFDTPISECGIIGAAVGMCAYGLRPVPEIQFADYIYPGMDQLISEAARLRYRSAGEFTAPLTVRSPFGGGIFGGQTHSQSPEAMFTHVSGLKTVIPSTPYDAKGLLIAAIEDNDPVLFFEPKRIYNGPFTGYYDNPVAPWSKFAEAEVPEDYYSVPLGKAKIVREGDAVTVLAYGTMVHVAKAVVEEHEINAEVIDLRTLVPVDIETIEESVKKTGRCLIVHEATRTSGFGAELSALVQERCFYHLEAPIERVTGFDTPYPHSLEWAYFPGPVRIGEALEKIVRDLKS
- a CDS encoding 3-methyl-2-oxobutanoate dehydrogenase (2-methylpropanoyl-transferring) subunit alpha yields the protein MADDKTKSNLPPLTLHIPEPKFRPGDTVDYSELQIPEAGAQARPDIHTAPKDMQDMVYEMVRVLDDDHKAVGPWDPKLDDEILLKMLRTMVQVRTFDDRLHRQQRQGKTSFYMKCTGEEATSVAAAMALHSDDMCFPSYRQQGILFVRGYPMIEMVNQIFSNKADKLKGRQLPIMYSSSELNFFTVSGNLTTQYPQAVGWAMASASKGDSRIAAAWCGEGSTAEGDFHAAMTFAAVYNAPVIMNVVNNQWAISSFSGFAGAERTTFAARGAGYGIAALRVDGNDPLAVYAATSWAAERARTNQGPTLIEHFTYRAEAHSTSDDPTAYRSAQEREEWPLGDPIMRLKRHLIRRGVWSEEQQEALDTECLEAVKETVKEAAKNGILGHGLHQPFETMFQDVFEDMPWHLKEQAAQANKEREIKWPS
- the thyA gene encoding thymidylate synthase, whose translation is MRKIWTQGDERIDRTGVGTRAVFGVTMRFDLAGDAIPLLTTKRVFWKTAAREMLWFLTGDTNIRELVKQKVHIWTDWPLDKYRKETGEQLDRDTFEQRIIEDDAFAAKWGDLGPVYGKQWVDWPRYTPAGEGLYRREEKGFNQIEALIDGIRNNPGSRRHIFTGWNVAELDQMALPPCHKTYQFYVSGGKLSGLLYQRSCDLGLGFAFNVFSAALLIRMIAQQCDLEPGELVWNGGDVHLYLNHAELVEEQIARAPAGAPKLKILRKPDSIFDYDISDFEVQDYQPQAHISAPVAV
- a CDS encoding EAL domain-containing protein; amino-acid sequence: MSTRVLIVDDRPTNLRIYAQFVTLMGEKYSAVTYADPVEALEWLRDNKADLMVVDYRMPQMNGADFIRRVRMMPGTSEVPAIVITAHQDRECRLAALDAGATDFLQSPVSHVEFCSRALSLLTQSKKSVTLRKRASEIERKHAAIDGAISNEGPSGKSMLEQIIDTIPIMINATDRSGKCLFTNAYQSALFDKDPDEMVGTDFSDNFEPTLAANTRRRDAMVLKSGLAIPHFEEKITSDGVDLIFHCNKSPLLNHKGETIGVLTTAVDITARKFAEEHRTHLALHDMLTGLPNRVLLAENVKTTIANCKKTDSQAALLLLDLDRFKIINDTRGHHSGDALLREVAQRISKVIGPEDFAARIGGDEFAVILSKFENIDSINSRCSKILKAISEPYAISGIGQVISASIGVSLMPGDGDEYEEVLRLADLAMYDAKANGRNCYRFFSEDMNEIAQADAALENELRDAFNDNQFALEYQPIVDAKTLEYVGLEALIRWDHPRRGRLLPIQFIRVADESGLMDILGRWVIGEVCREIKAYADRGIDLPRVAINVSPRQFQNQNLFQELLANIEANGIEPSKITIEITEELLIDNNEQVRATLQQIRASGVGISIDDFGTGYSSLQYLRDLPANCLKIDRTFISRIEHSPADRAIIGTIAHLAHALDMRVIAEGVENDAQLDLLRVSGCDEIQGFKIARPQRAEDLGKLFDGRKSDPTSHVAEG